In one window of Longimicrobium sp. DNA:
- a CDS encoding glucose-1-phosphate adenylyltransferase, with protein MLAVILGGGAGTRLFPLTKDRAKPAVPLAGKYRLIDVPISNCISSGLYRMFVLTQYNSASLNSHITHSYVFDRFHGGFVTILAAEQTASSELWYQGTADAVRQSMPHIRSVPHDRIIILSGDQLYAMDYRKMLAHHDATGADITVAATPVTAEDAPGFGIMHTDEAHRITAFYEKPRRDELAGKESPATPEMEAAGRIYLASMGIYIFNAGTLRDVLDRKPDDHDFGKQIIPSAIDELKVVAYPFSGYWNDIGTVRSYFETSIMLAQPHPAFNLYDPAMPLYTNARMLPPAKMTRTRLEHAIVAEGSIIEDSEITDSVVGIRSYICGGTRIHRAVLLGSDYYGWQEGETRNYAQGPLRPGVGEGTRIENAIVDRNVAIGKRCIITNREGVREGEGPNWYIRDGIVVIPKNAEIPDGTVI; from the coding sequence ATGCTCGCAGTCATTCTCGGCGGTGGCGCCGGGACGCGCCTCTTCCCGCTGACCAAGGACCGCGCCAAACCCGCCGTGCCGCTCGCGGGCAAGTACCGCCTCATCGACGTCCCCATCTCCAACTGCATCAGCAGCGGGCTCTACCGCATGTTCGTGCTGACGCAGTACAACTCGGCCAGCCTCAACAGCCACATCACGCACTCCTACGTCTTCGACCGCTTCCACGGCGGCTTCGTCACGATCCTGGCGGCCGAGCAGACCGCCTCGTCGGAGCTGTGGTACCAGGGAACGGCGGACGCGGTGCGCCAGTCGATGCCGCACATCCGCAGCGTGCCGCACGACCGCATCATCATCCTCTCGGGCGACCAGCTCTACGCGATGGACTACCGCAAGATGCTGGCGCACCACGACGCGACGGGCGCCGACATCACGGTGGCCGCCACGCCGGTGACGGCCGAGGACGCGCCGGGCTTCGGCATCATGCACACCGACGAGGCGCACCGCATCACGGCCTTCTACGAGAAGCCGCGGCGCGACGAGCTTGCGGGCAAGGAGAGCCCCGCCACGCCGGAGATGGAGGCCGCGGGGCGGATCTACCTGGCGTCGATGGGCATCTACATCTTCAACGCCGGCACCCTGCGCGACGTGCTGGACCGCAAGCCGGACGACCACGACTTCGGCAAGCAGATCATCCCCAGCGCCATCGACGAGCTCAAGGTGGTGGCGTACCCGTTCTCGGGGTACTGGAACGACATCGGGACGGTGCGGTCGTACTTCGAGACGAGCATCATGCTGGCCCAGCCGCACCCCGCGTTCAACCTGTACGACCCGGCGATGCCGCTGTACACCAACGCCCGCATGCTGCCGCCGGCCAAGATGACGCGCACGCGGCTGGAGCACGCCATCGTGGCCGAGGGGAGCATCATCGAGGACAGCGAGATCACGGACTCGGTGGTGGGGATCCGCTCGTACATCTGCGGCGGCACGCGCATCCACCGCGCGGTGCTCCTGGGCTCGGACTACTACGGGTGGCAGGAAGGGGAGACGCGCAACTACGCCCAGGGCCCCCTGCGCCCCGGCGTCGGCGAGGGCACGCGCATCGAGAACGCCATCGTGGACCGCAACGTGGCCATCGGCAAGCGCTGCATCATCACCAACCGCGAGGGCGTGCGCGAGGGCGAGGGCCCCAACTGGTACATCCGCGACGGGATCGTGGTGATTCCCAAGAACGCGGAGATTCCGGATGGGACCGTCATCTGA